A stretch of DNA from Endozoicomonas sp. 8E:
CTTTTCAGCAAGATGACAAAATTCTGCTGCATGTGGCAACCCAATTCTGTTATAAATTACCCTATATCTATCTGCCGGGACGCTCTGATCAGACCGACTCAGATGGACCAGTAGAGTCAATCTATCAATTTTAATAAGCTCCGGATGGGGAATATCGCTGACGTCTTATTACCCTGAGAGCCTTATATGGTCGGCCTCGTTTTGCAAGAGCCTGTTTCGTTAATTTGCAAACAAAGATAACTGCAATCATACAAGGCTCCCAGAATCCGGGAATTTAAAAGTTTAAATACGGCTTGATATGTTGCTATCCAATACGCCTGCCCTGACTTTGACCTTAGCGATTTTGTTAGAGGTCTTTGCAACGTCCTGGTTGCCCAGAACCCATCAATTTACCGCACCCATACCGACAACAGCGGTATTAATTGCCTATGGTCTGGCTTTTTATCTGTTGTCGATTACAGTTCAAACTATGTCACTGGGAGTGGTTTATGCGATCTGGTGTGGTGCAGGTATTGTTTTGGTCGCAGCTTTGTCATGGCTGATATATGGGCAAAAGCTGGATATCTATGCATTGGTTGGCATCAGCTTTATTCTAACCGGGACCCTGATCATTAATCTCTTCTCATCTTCTTTGAGTCATTAATCTGTCATCTGATCGTCGAAATTTTGTAACCTGCCTGAAGTAGCCTGCACACTTATTTCAGTCAGGTGAATTCATGCTACCTCCACTAAGAGCTCTGGTGGCTTTTGAAGCAGTGGCAAGGCTTGGCTCTATTGGTGCCGCAGCGCGAGAATTGTGTGTGACACAAGCTGCGGTGAGCCAACAGCTCAAAAGTCTGGAGGCATTTCTTGATACCACATTGTTTGAACGGACTAAGAGAGGCGTCAAGCTCACTTCTTCGGCGCTGCATTATCAACCTATAGTCTCTGGTTCTCTGGCTCATTTAAAGTTGCAGACCCAGCTTCTTTTTGGTGAGCCAGAAGCGGATGTGTTGAAGCTGAGAGTCAATCAAACATTTTGTCACAACTGGTTAATCCCCCGGTTAAACAGTTTTTACCAGAAATACCCTTTCATTCGCCTCGATATCCAGCTCGTGGACTGGCCTTCTACAACCCCTTGTCAAAATGTTGATATAGAGCTTACGAACGGCAAAGTAGACAGTGAAGAAACGCATGCAGAAAAACTGTTTCAAGAACACTGGCAGTTGGTATGCAGTCCGCAATTCAAGCGAGATTATCAACAATCATTAAAAGATGAAGACTTCTCTCAATTACCTGCGGTACAGGTCAAAGGCTATCAGGAGAACTGGCTGCAGTGGCTGAGCCACAATCAAATTGAGACCACCTTACCCAGAGTGCAACTGGAAATCAGCAACTCACTCCATGCTCTGGAAGCAGTAAAGCATGGCGTTGGTGTTATGTTAGTACGCTCATTGGCAGCATCCGAGTTACTAAACAAAAACGAAATTGTGCTGGCTCATCAAGCGTCAATGCCTGCAGAGTCAGGCCACTATTTGATTACTAACCATAATCGCAAT
This window harbors:
- a CDS encoding LysR substrate-binding domain-containing protein yields the protein MLPPLRALVAFEAVARLGSIGAAARELCVTQAAVSQQLKSLEAFLDTTLFERTKRGVKLTSSALHYQPIVSGSLAHLKLQTQLLFGEPEADVLKLRVNQTFCHNWLIPRLNSFYQKYPFIRLDIQLVDWPSTTPCQNVDIELTNGKVDSEETHAEKLFQEHWQLVCSPQFKRDYQQSLKDEDFSQLPAVQVKGYQENWLQWLSHNQIETTLPRVQLEISNSLHALEAVKHGVGVMLVRSLAASELLNKNEIVLAHQASMPAESGHYLITNHNRNAKVNFFCDWLHHQIERDGLV
- a CDS encoding DMT family transporter, which translates into the protein MLLSNTPALTLTLAILLEVFATSWLPRTHQFTAPIPTTAVLIAYGLAFYLLSITVQTMSLGVVYAIWCGAGIVLVAALSWLIYGQKLDIYALVGISFILTGTLIINLFSSSLSH